A genomic window from Paenibacillus sp. FSL K6-0276 includes:
- a CDS encoding peptidylprolyl isomerase, with protein sequence MSLNKSKSWKVLLVSLAAAVSFSMLAACGNAEDSSKAVATYKGGTITEKEFSTDQKIMKLLSPQQAQYLEIEAFKESILKQEVGFEYLASKATDEAKKQAKKEADSQIADLKKALGDNYKKTLKDADVTEGDIHNYMERVLTVYQDMLLKVTDDQVVKEFEATKGDFTVATLRHVLIGLKDANNKERTSEEALKIAKEVKAKLDGGADFAAIAKEYSDDTSSKETGGEYKDTAVGTYVDEFKKAAQTLPLNTISDPVETSFGYHIIKVESRTDKTFDQLTDEQKEGIKSSIVSKNLEAFMEKDLEGIIESINLPKSSAAADESGTKNSETEATTAPSASPSATKAAE encoded by the coding sequence ATGTCGTTAAATAAATCAAAATCATGGAAAGTGCTGCTCGTTTCATTAGCAGCAGCGGTTTCCTTTTCTATGCTAGCAGCATGCGGTAATGCCGAAGATAGCAGTAAGGCAGTAGCGACTTATAAAGGTGGAACAATTACAGAGAAGGAATTCTCAACAGATCAAAAAATCATGAAATTGCTCTCCCCACAACAAGCGCAATATTTAGAGATTGAGGCTTTTAAGGAATCTATTTTGAAACAGGAAGTGGGATTTGAATACTTAGCTTCCAAAGCAACGGATGAAGCGAAGAAGCAGGCGAAGAAAGAGGCAGATAGCCAAATCGCAGACTTGAAGAAAGCTCTGGGCGACAATTATAAGAAAACGCTAAAAGACGCTGACGTTACTGAGGGCGATATCCATAATTATATGGAGCGTGTGTTGACGGTCTATCAGGATATGCTGCTTAAAGTGACAGACGATCAGGTTGTCAAAGAATTTGAAGCTACAAAAGGTGATTTTACGGTAGCCACTTTGCGTCATGTGCTAATCGGTCTGAAAGATGCTAATAACAAAGAGCGCACTAGCGAAGAAGCACTGAAAATCGCGAAGGAAGTTAAGGCAAAGCTAGATGGCGGAGCTGATTTTGCAGCAATCGCTAAGGAATACTCTGATGATACAAGCTCTAAGGAAACAGGCGGAGAATATAAAGATACAGCTGTAGGCACGTATGTAGATGAGTTTAAGAAGGCTGCTCAAACGTTGCCTCTAAACACCATTAGTGATCCTGTAGAGACTTCTTTCGGTTACCACATTATCAAGGTGGAGTCCCGTACAGATAAAACATTTGACCAGTTAACGGATGAGCAAAAAGAAGGCATCAAGAGCTCTATTGTGTCCAAGAACCTAGAGGCGTTCATGGAGAAAGATCTGGAGGGCATTATTGAGAGCATCAATCTGCCGAAAAGCTCTGCTGCTGCAGATGAATCCGGAACAAAAAATAGCGAAACAGAAGCCACTACAGCTCCAAGTGCATCCCCAAGCGCTACAAAAGCTGCTGAATAA
- the spoVT gene encoding stage V sporulation protein T — MKATGIVRRIDDLGRVVIPKEIRRTLRIREGDPLEIFVDRDGEVILKKYSPIGELGDFAKEYAESLFEGTGHITMIADRDTFIALAGGSKKDYLEKQVGILLEKVMDSRKTVLETNEGSYEIAKDHPDLVSSYVASPIISGGDPIGCVVMVSKDDSAKMSTMEVKMAETAAAFLGKQMEQ, encoded by the coding sequence ATGAAAGCTACTGGAATTGTTCGGCGTATTGATGATCTCGGACGAGTGGTTATTCCCAAAGAAATTAGACGTACTCTACGGATTAGAGAAGGCGACCCACTGGAAATTTTCGTCGATCGGGACGGTGAAGTCATACTCAAGAAATATTCCCCGATTGGCGAGCTCGGTGACTTTGCAAAAGAGTACGCGGAGTCATTGTTCGAAGGTACTGGGCATATTACGATGATTGCTGATCGTGATACCTTTATTGCCCTTGCTGGGGGCTCCAAGAAGGACTATTTGGAGAAACAAGTAGGAATTCTCTTGGAGAAGGTCATGGATAGTCGTAAGACTGTACTGGAAACCAACGAAGGCAGTTATGAAATCGCTAAAGATCATCCGGATTTGGTGTCCTCATATGTAGCCTCACCGATCATTTCCGGTGGAGATCCTATTGGTTGTGTAGTGATGGTAAGCAAGGATGATTCGGCGAAAATGTCGACAATGGAAGTGAAAATGGCCGAGACCGCTGCCGCATTCCTTGGCAAGCAAATGGAGCAGTAA
- a CDS encoding polysaccharide biosynthesis protein: MKSNTQTSRLLQGAFILSAAAIISKLIGTLQKIPLQNLGGDAVFGIYNTVYPLYTMLLTVAMLGLPAAISKFVAETSAGRRDDEGRRILLLSAVITGISGLVIGAITYAGAPIIAEWVGNLHVMPALRTSAWGLAVVPIMSAFRGYFQGLHNMVPTAVSQIVEQSVRVTVMIVLLLYLTSQGAGAESIAAGALLGSAGGGVAGLVVMLLFLRRHRRLVRQGATADVAASVESQGLKPLNAENAGRSNQRIMGVKTGALLAYGIPVMLGALAMPLIGLVDVFTVPRLLSPVGSEVEAMTQFGVYNRGLPLVQIVTMIATSLSVVFIPALAEAKYKGDTKLIENRCSLSLRWFWLLGLAASAGLAVLAEPINMALYGDTAGSSTMTWLALTAVGGTVSIISAALLQGLGYVRAPALHLLAAALLKAALNLLLVPQQGITGAAIAGVAAHSFAAALNVLLLYRRGHLRLRLADALARPALLTAGLALAAAAASWGVGAAATAAGIGGGRTASLAQSLLGVLAGCVVFAVGAIALRLLSESELRQLPGFGPSLADKLKKLRLFP, from the coding sequence ATGAAATCTAACACACAAACATCACGGTTGTTGCAAGGGGCATTTATTCTAAGTGCAGCAGCGATTATTTCAAAGCTTATAGGTACACTCCAAAAAATCCCGCTGCAAAATCTGGGTGGAGATGCGGTATTTGGTATATACAACACAGTTTATCCCTTGTACACGATGTTGTTAACGGTAGCGATGCTGGGTCTGCCAGCGGCCATATCCAAATTTGTCGCTGAAACCTCTGCTGGAAGACGCGATGACGAGGGTCGGCGGATTCTGCTGTTATCTGCGGTAATTACGGGAATTAGCGGTTTGGTTATCGGAGCAATCACTTATGCAGGTGCGCCGATTATAGCTGAATGGGTTGGCAACTTGCATGTGATGCCTGCCTTACGGACAAGCGCTTGGGGACTAGCGGTCGTTCCAATCATGTCAGCTTTTCGCGGTTACTTTCAGGGTCTTCATAATATGGTACCGACTGCTGTCTCACAAATTGTAGAGCAGTCCGTACGCGTTACGGTAATGATTGTGCTGCTGTTATACCTGACCTCGCAGGGTGCAGGTGCTGAGAGTATCGCTGCCGGCGCATTGCTCGGCTCGGCCGGGGGAGGGGTAGCAGGGCTTGTGGTTATGCTGCTATTTTTGCGACGTCATCGGCGGCTGGTAAGACAGGGCGCTACTGCAGATGTTGCTGCTTCTGTCGAAAGTCAGGGTTTAAAGCCGCTCAATGCGGAAAATGCGGGGCGTTCCAATCAACGGATTATGGGCGTTAAAACGGGTGCTTTACTGGCTTATGGAATTCCCGTGATGCTTGGCGCGCTGGCAATGCCTCTTATCGGTCTTGTAGATGTGTTCACTGTACCTCGCTTGCTATCACCTGTAGGAAGTGAAGTGGAGGCGATGACACAGTTTGGTGTATACAATCGTGGTTTGCCGCTAGTGCAGATTGTAACGATGATTGCCACCTCTTTGTCTGTCGTGTTCATTCCAGCCTTGGCAGAGGCGAAGTACAAAGGAGACACGAAGCTGATTGAGAACCGTTGCAGCTTGTCGCTGCGTTGGTTCTGGCTGTTAGGTCTTGCGGCCTCAGCTGGCCTAGCGGTACTTGCTGAGCCGATTAATATGGCTCTTTATGGCGATACCGCCGGCAGTAGCACTATGACTTGGCTGGCCTTAACCGCTGTTGGCGGTACGGTCAGCATCATCTCGGCTGCGCTCCTGCAGGGCCTCGGCTACGTGCGCGCGCCGGCCCTGCACCTTTTGGCCGCCGCGCTGCTCAAGGCGGCCCTGAACCTGCTGCTAGTTCCGCAGCAGGGCATTACCGGCGCGGCCATCGCTGGCGTGGCCGCGCATTCGTTCGCAGCAGCGCTGAACGTGCTGCTGCTGTACCGCCGGGGGCATCTGCGGCTTCGCCTCGCAGATGCCCTGGCACGGCCCGCGCTGCTGACAGCGGGCCTGGCCCTTGCCGCCGCAGCCGCCAGCTGGGGCGTGGGCGCTGCAGCTACGGCCGCTGGCATCGGCGGCGGGCGCACCGCCAGCTTGGCGCAGAGCCTGCTCGGGGTGCTCGCAGGCTGCGTGGTCTTTGCCGTAGGGGCTATAGCCCTGCGGCTCCTTAGCGAGAGCGAGCTTCGCCAGCTTCCGGGCTTCGGCCCGTCCCTGGCGGACAAGCTCAAGAAGCTGCGCTTATTCCCTTAA
- the mazG gene encoding nucleoside triphosphate pyrophosphohydrolase, with product MSATLTVVGLGSGNPDRLTLGIIKKLKAASVVYVRTKEHPVMAALSELEIASESFDGLYESLSSFPEVYAAITSKLIEEARSAADGTDIVYAVPGHPMVAESAVSQLRQRCPEEGIELQILGGESFLDEAFVRLGFDPIEGFQLLDASGIRSAQLQPELHTLIGQVYDSFTASETKLCLMELYPPEYEVVVGHALGVENEESIVRVPLYELDRLNGYGNLSLVYVPANCDDNLRNRTFARLHEIVDILRSPEGCPWDREQTHESLRKNLIEETYEVLETIDEDDPDHMKEELGDLLLQIMLHSQMEEELGTFNVFDVIEGLNDKLIFRHPHVFGDTNANDAEEALKNWEGMKVEEKRRKGVKPEELSVLSGVPRDLPALMKAYKLQKKASKVGFDWDNATDCLAKVREEIDELQEAIDTDAASDDQILELGDLLFAVTNVARFIGADPEEALTRTNRKFVRRFQYIEQSLQRKGKSVEDSSLEEMEELWQEAKAEERKV from the coding sequence ATGAGTGCAACATTAACGGTCGTCGGTCTGGGTTCAGGCAACCCTGATCGATTGACGCTAGGGATTATAAAGAAATTGAAGGCAGCATCCGTTGTCTACGTGCGCACAAAAGAGCATCCAGTCATGGCTGCACTCTCCGAGCTTGAAATAGCTTCAGAGTCCTTTGACGGATTGTATGAGTCTTTATCCTCGTTTCCTGAGGTGTATGCAGCGATAACTTCAAAACTGATTGAAGAGGCTCGATCAGCAGCAGACGGTACAGATATTGTCTACGCGGTTCCGGGTCATCCAATGGTTGCGGAATCAGCGGTTTCGCAGTTGCGTCAACGTTGCCCTGAAGAAGGAATTGAATTGCAAATATTGGGCGGCGAGAGCTTTCTCGATGAGGCGTTTGTTCGACTGGGGTTTGATCCCATCGAAGGGTTCCAGTTACTAGATGCTTCAGGAATTCGTAGTGCTCAGCTTCAGCCTGAACTACACACCCTGATTGGTCAGGTGTACGATAGCTTTACAGCCTCGGAGACGAAATTATGTCTGATGGAGCTGTACCCACCTGAATATGAAGTTGTTGTGGGTCACGCACTCGGTGTGGAGAACGAAGAAAGCATTGTAAGAGTCCCCCTATACGAACTGGATCGTCTTAACGGTTATGGAAATCTGTCGCTGGTCTATGTACCTGCTAATTGCGATGATAATCTAAGAAATCGTACCTTCGCTCGTCTGCATGAAATTGTCGATATTCTTCGTAGCCCAGAAGGTTGTCCATGGGATCGGGAGCAGACACATGAATCCTTGCGCAAAAATTTAATCGAAGAAACCTACGAAGTCCTTGAAACGATTGATGAGGATGACCCTGACCATATGAAAGAGGAACTGGGTGACCTTTTGCTTCAGATCATGCTTCACTCTCAAATGGAGGAGGAGCTCGGCACATTTAACGTATTTGACGTCATTGAAGGGCTGAATGATAAGCTTATCTTCCGTCACCCCCACGTATTTGGGGATACCAATGCGAATGACGCTGAAGAGGCTCTGAAGAACTGGGAGGGCATGAAGGTAGAAGAGAAGCGGCGTAAAGGTGTGAAGCCAGAGGAATTATCCGTTCTTAGTGGTGTTCCACGTGACTTGCCTGCCCTTATGAAGGCGTACAAGCTTCAGAAAAAAGCATCCAAGGTGGGCTTTGACTGGGATAACGCTACGGATTGCTTAGCTAAGGTTCGTGAGGAGATTGATGAGCTACAGGAGGCAATTGATACGGATGCAGCGTCAGACGATCAAATTTTGGAGCTCGGAGATTTATTGTTCGCAGTTACGAATGTCGCCCGTTTTATCGGTGCAGATCCGGAAGAGGCATTAACCCGGACCAATCGCAAATTTGTGCGCCGGTTTCAATATATTGAGCAAAGCCTGCAGCGTAAAGGAAAGAGCGTAGAGGATAGTAGTTTGGAAGAGATGGAAGAACTGTGGCAAGAAGCTAAGGCTGAGGAGCGAAAAGTCTAG
- a CDS encoding HU family DNA-binding protein, translating to MNKTDLVNNISEKNGLAKKDVEAVLNGFLGEITEALAKGDKVQLIGFGTFETRKRAGRTGRNPQTGTTIEIPESTVPAFKAGNKLKEAVN from the coding sequence ATGAACAAGACAGATTTGGTAAACAACATTTCCGAGAAAAACGGATTGGCAAAAAAAGATGTAGAAGCAGTATTGAACGGGTTCTTGGGTGAGATTACAGAAGCTTTGGCAAAAGGTGATAAAGTCCAACTGATCGGTTTCGGAACTTTTGAAACTCGTAAACGTGCAGGACGCACTGGTCGCAACCCGCAAACGGGCACAACGATTGAAATTCCTGAATCGACTGTACCGGCTTTCAAAGCTGGTAACAAGCTTAAAGAAGCCGTTAACTAA
- a CDS encoding RNA-binding S4 domain-containing protein produces MRLDKFLKVSRLIKRRTVAKDVSEQGRVLINGRESKPSSAVKIGDEITVQFGQKLVTVKVEKLVETTRKDEAAGMYTLVREEPVAKSSGLDW; encoded by the coding sequence ATGCGTCTTGACAAATTCCTGAAAGTGTCCCGTTTAATTAAGCGCCGTACAGTGGCCAAGGATGTGTCCGAACAAGGTCGGGTGCTAATTAACGGGCGGGAATCTAAACCTAGTAGTGCAGTTAAGATCGGTGACGAGATTACTGTACAATTTGGACAAAAGCTTGTAACGGTCAAAGTAGAAAAGCTGGTCGAAACGACTCGCAAGGACGAGGCCGCTGGTATGTATACTCTAGTTCGGGAAGAGCCTGTTGCCAAAAGCAGCGGACTGGACTGGTAA
- the yabP gene encoding sporulation protein YabP — translation MIEPGKVNKQHDLHMRSRKQLELTGVQNVESFDSEEFLLRTELGHLTIRGNHLHIKNLSLENGMLSLEGNVHSLIYLDPGSQGKNKGLLGKLFK, via the coding sequence ATGATCGAGCCAGGAAAGGTAAATAAACAGCATGATCTGCATATGCGCAGTCGGAAGCAGTTAGAGTTGACGGGCGTGCAAAATGTGGAGAGCTTCGACAGCGAGGAATTTTTGCTTCGTACAGAACTCGGCCATCTCACCATTCGCGGGAATCATTTACATATCAAAAATTTAAGTCTGGAGAACGGAATGTTGTCCTTAGAGGGCAATGTACATTCCCTGATTTATCTAGATCCCGGATCGCAGGGCAAAAACAAGGGTCTACTCGGTAAGCTATTTAAATGA